GAACCTTTCTAAATGATGTGTGGAAAAATGCACTAGGACAACCAAAAGCAAAGATTAAAATTTTGAGTGAGGAAATGTATGACAACATAGTTTTAAAGTCAATTAAGTCAATGAAACTTGTTACATATCCCTTATTAGCAATGACTACATCAAGCCTGACACTCACTGACATCTTTTCTTAATTTTTACTGCTTTCTGGTGTTAACTTCTCAAGGTGCACAAggcataaaataaaagctgcagttcagaagtttctttttcataacaaatatatgtatttttcattttaaatccacaATCAGTGtgcaggaaaaataaatgaattagcCTACTGAATTAGCCTTGCTAATATCAACCCATTTTGACCATAACTgacaaaaactaataaaaaaatgttcctCACCAGTTTCGCCTGTTAGCTTGGCTTCtgtctgtaaaacacatttaaaaacaaaataatccatCAATAAGTAAAAGTGGTGATGAACTAGTGAAGCTAAAGAACCTGACATTTTATCTTCATTACGACATCAAAAAGCAGTGCATATTTTTTCAGCCCTGAAGATTGACTATGCtacatacagtttttatttgcatgcaAAATGTTCCACTTACCAATCCCAGGCCAAAAAGCAGGATTAGAAAACTGAGTGACATGACTccagctgcagacacaaactCAGTAGCAGATAGGTCTGTTCTACACTTTCCTGCTCAGGAGAAGAAACAGTATTATGTTAAAACCTTATTCTATTTTAATATCGTCACCTTACTAATGGACATACACTGGTTCAGATGGTCTGCAAATGTTCCAACGTGCACTGGGATTGATTTTGTTACTGAAAATTGTGATGAAATATGTTTCATCACAAGAGCCTGAATTTCCCttgaaagaaaagacaaagggGAAATGGAAGTGGTGTCATTAACAAACTGTGATGAAATTTCCCTTTAATTCTGATGTTCGGTGACAAAGACGTAACTAAAAAAGAGTTTAACAATGAATTTTCTGacttctgaaaaaaaaaaaaaacagaatgaggttgactgtgtgttttagggAGACTGGTTAACTATATGTTGTAGTAACCACAGCAATACAAATAGTATTTGTAGTTCTTTCTTGTAActcatgtctttgtcttttggtGGATGAGACCATCATCATCAACTTATATGTGCACACTTAGCcctatatttgtttttgtaaaacctaagaaaccagatttattttcacaattGGGAAACAGTGTGAATTATCTCAGTATGATAAATGGGCCCTTATGAGCTTGATATCATTACGGTGTTTGAGGTTGTTCATCTGTAAAGTCCACGCTTTCTACACTACAGTCTCAGTgaattagaatatcatcaaaaagttcatttatttcagtaatCGAATGCCTTTGTTGTAGACTCGTGGTGCCACACTCTACTTAGCCtattaactcaaaacacctTTAAATTGTCTCTCAGTCTGACTCAGTAGACACAATCATGGAGAAGACTGCTGCCTTGACAGTTGTCCCAGAAGACAGTCACTCTTTACATGGATGATAAGCTACAAAAGGCCATTGCTAAAGAATCCTTCAGTTTGTCATCAGAAGAGATGATGAACCCTTCTCCACCTCTGTGTCAGCTCAGTAGTCCTTTGTCATCATGGatacaacaaacaacaagtgTACACGATATAGGTACAAAAAGTACTATAAAATAGCTCACTAAAATAATCACACTAACTGTTTCAAACTCAGCAGGCTGCTATCATGAgttgaaattaattttaattgttacaataataaatgtgaagTTTATCCAGGTTCAGGCACAGGAACTACTTAACCAGATCAGACATAAGTACTTTGCCAACACACAATGCAAAAACAACTCCAAAagttaaaaaagtttttttggtTGTATGAGTATGTGTATTATCTTGACGTCCGATATCTAGGTTGATATTACATCAGTGCCTCCTCTCCACACAGACTCAGATTTTGGGGGTATTCATAGAGGCTTTTGAGAACCTGGTTACTGGTTCTGCATATACATACAATCCGATTTTGGActtattttggaagcatggcTCACAGATATGagatttgtattattatttgttaatggTGGTATTAATTTTACTACATGAACTGTgccaataaaataaatctacaatGGAAAGCAacttatttagatttttctacaaggcagttttgttttagttttattcataGTTGCACTTAAACTGACTTGGTTAGAgcccagaaaaacaaaacacttataATATGGAAGTGGGTTTATTTAATAAGTGTTAAATAGTTATTTCAAACATTGACATACTGCAATCCAAATCAGTTGAATGAAATCTTCTGTGAAAGCACTTTACGTTAGGGGGCCACATGAAGGGTTGCAGTAGTAGAGTTGATAGAGCGGGCACATGAAGGGTTGCAGTACTAGAGTTGGTAGAGCGCCCACATGAAGGGTTGCAGTAGTAGAGTTGGTAGAGCGGCCACATGAACATTTGCAGTTGATTGTACTGAGCAATTTAAattgttcctgttttgttctttgcAAACAGCTGAAAGTTTTTTGCCACAACACCTCATTTGTACCAGAGTTTGAATGATTTTCAGTGCTTGAATTGGTTTCACTGCCCTCACGTGATCTCCATGTAAGTGATTATATGACTTCTTCAACCAACAGGCTGCATCAGTGATTATTTAGGTGAGTTACTTGAACCTCATAAGACCCGAGCTTTTATATGCATTTTCCCAATATGTGAGGTCTTTAAATGAGGCTGCAGGGTCTCCATGAGGTAAAGGAATCAATATGTTTAATTCTACACACTgcctgctaaaaaaaaaaggtcaccaAGGAAATAGTTCAACAGGCATCAatagattttttcttccctgacaGCACTGGCACgttcaagatgacaatgccaggattcatcaggttTAAAACTGTAAAGGGGAGTTCAGGGAGCATGAGGCATGATTTTTCCACATGGAgtgaccaccacagagtccagactttaCCCATTCAGAATGTTTGGGATGCAGAGGACTGATTCCGTCATTAATACACAATAtagaagacagagaaataatGCAACTCTGTGGTGTCGTTGCATAAGCTTATTGAAGTGATGCCACTTTGAACGTGTTGTAATCACAATAAAAAGGTAGCCCACGGAATATTGAAGtgttaaaccttttttattgGCCAGgcagtatatttttaaattatttattactaaTTGAATTAAACCCACCACGAttcaatagaaaaaaacaaaattaagaaGTGAAAAAGTGAGGTATCACTGTTTAAGTTCaaagaagtttaaaaacaaactccagccaaatgtactgtataaaaaagCTAAAAGAATCATATCAAACAGTGGCTCCATCCAAAAGACATCACTTACCACTGACTGTTACCATTAACTTACTGTAAAACGTGTACTTTGTGCAGGTGTTCCCCTCCCTTGAACTCGCTCTGAATAGAAATGTTGACTGTGGCACCTCTCTGTGGCTGCTGTTGGTACCACACCTAgcagtttttttctctttctctctttctttcctctttgaTAGTGACAGGATTTCACCATTTCCAATAGCTACAGTTTAATACTAAACACAGCGAGTGTTTCCCTCCTAAATATCAGGCCTTTACAACTACACTTCTAACTATAAACTAGTGAATTGTCCAGCGATCGCAATTAATCCTTCAGTTTCCAAAAAGTAATGGAGCGGCTGTGATGACAGGAACaaatcatcaaaacaaaacaaatgctgtcAGCACTTTTATTGAAATTATACATGATAAAGATTCAGGTGACTGATTTGATGTTGTAAAGAACTTTTAGAGACGTGTCCTCTCTTCAGATCAGTTTAGATTCTTCTTTTCATCAAGGTTTCATGGAGCAGTGAAAGGTAATTCTTTAGTCGGCTGCTCctgtaatgaaaaacacattctgtGCTGAGGATGACAGTTTGCTCTGGGTGCATTTGGTGTAAATTTGTAGTGACTGTTATGGTTGGTTTTCACCACAGGAACTCACAGGTACACTCACTGAGcttttgctgtttctgttttttcccctgCTTTCATCAAAGTCTGGGAGCTAAATTTTAGCATACTTCAGGAGGTAGTACCTAATCAGATCTGTGAAACTTGCAGGAGAGGAAGTAGGTACTTGTAGGACTGTCACTAGGGGTTGGATAAAGATAAAAGCTGTCTCCTCTCAAGCATTAGTATGACAAGTGTGGGgtataaatgcattaaatgcaTGGGTATAAACACTGATTAAACACAAGAGAAGCGAGAGAAAGAAATGACCCATAACTTTACAAGTTGAAGGTTATGGAAAGCTTCAGGTTCTAATTCGACTTCCTGTGGTGAGAACTCATCTCATGTGTGACTCACACTCACTTCCATGAATCCAGGCATGTCTTTTATGATCACCACATCATCACTCTCCTGATGTCTTCTCATCCTCCTAAATTTCCTTAACAAAACCACGGACATCACCAACATTGCAGCTGCCACACATGCTGCCACAGCTATGACTGCTGTAGGTTTATTAGCAATTTCCTGTGGAGCACCTTGGTCTGCAGCCTTAAGCAGACTGGCATCAGCACGTAGTGTAGAGTCAGGCAGAGGCTGAGAGTTCAGCAGGTGGGATATATCTGAAGACAAGACGATCAATTATAACTTTTCAGACACAGTGAAACTGAGTTAGAGGTTCTAGTTGTCTATGATGTCCTGGTCTATTGGTTTAGTGCCAATACCTTCCAGACTGAAGAGGAAGATGGCGTCATCTCCTTTGATGAAGTTTCTGCTTCTCAGTCTGCTGTGGGTGATGAAGGTGCTGGTTCCGTAGCCTGGACCTCTATAATAAACGCTGCCGTCAGAGTCAGTCACTTTGGAGCCCACTTTCCTGGGATCATCCCAGAAGAACTCAGTACCTGAGAGAAACAGGTGAACAGTCAGTCTCTGATTGACCACCTCTAAACTCCAGTCAAGATTCTCTTACCATCAGAGGACTTCTTGTTAGGGTCGGTGGTGACCATTCGGTGCATATTCATCTGCTGTCTGATGTCCGACTGTTGATCCATCAAAGCCATGGTTGCCATCTGCCATGGACACGGCCACTTGAGCATGTGGTCGTTAGGCCCTGAGGTCAGGTGCAAGTAGAGGGCCATGTAATCTGGATTGCTGCTTAATCCATTGAGGTACACACCTACCtacagagcacagagcagcatgaGATTATGTTTTGAACTTTTGTACCTTACAGTGCCTTAGTAGCGAGTGGTTTGGTAGAACACCATGTTTCCACAAGATACAATGTTGCcttatttcattttcaggcGATGGTTATGGGGTTATGAGAGCTGTGTAACACTGTTAAGGCCACAGCATGACGTCATTTTTCATACTCAATCAAGCCATTAAATGACCCTTTGTGCCATATGGATGATAATACCATCATTCTGGAAGACTAGATTACCATTTTTCGAAAACTCAGTAATTAGATAATCATTTAAGTAAAGttataacataataaatatattgCAACATGTAGATTTAGTTTGTTATGCTATAGGTTTCAGGTTTTAAACCAGGGACTGAAATATATCATTTTGCAGTATGGACGAATTGTGAGGAAAAACAGTGAGAACAAACAAGGGAACAGACTCCAAGCAGATCCACTTGATTATCAAGGACTGATTGACTTCCACTTCcattgtctctctgtttctttctttctttctttctttgaaggaaagaaagaacttACTTGAGAGCTTACTTGAGAGCTATatttagtaataaaaaatataatattgaaaATAAGTCTTTACCTGGAAGGAGTAACCTGCTGGAGACAGGAAGCGAGGGCTGTAAAGTTTTTTTCCTGCTGGTGTGGTGGCCATCAGACTGGTGATGTTGCGGATGTGCCAGATGTGCTGAGGGCATTTTGTCGATGACAGGTTAATATCATCCAGAGAGAAGCCTCCCTTTGATGGAATTCTCCCCCTCACGCCCTCAAACACCACGCGGGCCTTCTTTGTCACATTTAGATTGACGTTATGTAATTCCCAGGAGCCCTTGACACCTCCTACAACAGAGTAGAGAAAGGTTTTTGTACACTATTCTTTACATGTATACATGTCACATGGAACAGAGAAACAGTTCCCAGGTTGTTATCATGTTGTTCTTCAGACTTGCATTTTGTTATCATGTACCTACAGGTATGTATTTGAACATAATGAACAGGTCCCCTATAAATTCTGTTTAATGTAAAGTTTCAACCAGGTTTTCCTCAGAATTTATTCTAAACATTAATGTACAATGACTCTTTATGGCTGCTGTTGTCACTACACCCAgcagttattgtttttttttaagctacTGTAATCACAAGAACTTCCACTATACTGCTAATtgtgctttaatttaatttcaacagGGTTTTGTTCCAAGACcccataaaaataaacactctTAACTATCTAAGCCAGTCACTCTCCGACTAGTAATGGAGAACTTGTGATGATGGGAACAAATGATAAAGACAAAAGTTGCGAGAGTTTAATATACATTGTAGATTATATATGAAAAAGACTCAAGAAGCAGATATAAGTAGATATGAATATATGTTGTAGAGATCATTTCCACTTCAATATTTTTTCATAAGATTGTGTGCTAGTCACACATGCTGTAATTATGCCAAAACTAATTCAACATGTCACCTTTCATTTGTTACCTGAAATGCTCTTGAAGAGCTTCAGTTTGCCATTGGCGTTGGCCTGGTCGTACTCTCGCACCCAGATATTGAGAacatcatcagctgcagcagtgctaTAGAGGAAGAACTGCAGACACTGGACTCCAGGTTTGGGGTAAAGCCAGCGACTCTCCAGGAACGCTTGGTGACCAGGCTCAGCCGAAGCCGTGCTGAAGTGCATGAAGTGGCCAGTTCCTGGGCACAAAGGGGGACACAAAGCAGGTAATATGGAGAGGTAATAGACCTCAGCAGATGGCGATTTGTATAATATCAGTATTATATCGTTATTAAAGGAGCTAAAGGTCTGTAAGTAAAGTTGTACTTTAAAGACATTTGGCATTTCTCACATAGTTTTTGTAGCTCTTTTGATTTGTCTCTTGTGATTCACAGTTGCTAAATGTCTGttcagactcatattctaataagTCTATGCATGGGTCCTAGcggatgtttgtgccagatgtagtTTTGACTATGTGGGACATACAAGAGGTCACgctaacctttgacctttgtccaccaaaatctaatcagttcatcataGAGTTCAAAATTACACTGAAGGAAAAAACAGATTCCCTCATGTTCGCAAGAATCGGTTGACTGTACAGACAGAAGGAAGCATGGACAACCCAAAAACATATTGTCTCTGGCCCCAGCTACTGCTGAGGTATAAAGATGTATTATGGACTAAAGGAAGAGATGCTCCAGTAAAGTTAATGGAGTAGTAGGGTACTGgaaaaatgtttctgctctctAGAAAAGGAAATACTCCTCCATAATGCTAAGaccacatattttatttaaagagtCATGactctgttgagcctagtatttCCTAAACTCTCAGCTGTAATGAcaaatttctttacaaataaaatcataactattaaagaaaacaattgATCAGATCCTTCCTGCGTCTGGCATGGATGATCTCGCATGCACAGCAGCTCTAGATTGATTTATAAGACCTCACTTGTGCTTAGACTGCTTCTTTCCCTGTAGATCATGCTGAGTTCATTTCAATTTACTTAATACTTGATAATAATACTTGATCTGAatcatcaacatgtctcttgaACTCCATCCTGACCTGACTGCTCAATGATGTTTTATATTAAGTCATTTCGTCTAAGTCACTCTCTAGTCACGTTATCTTTCAAACCTGAACCTCTGTTATTGAACTGTGGATTTTGGATTAACAACTGTCTGATTGGATTTTTGGAATTTGACCTGCTTCTgtaagatttttttgtttgtggatTTGTGACTGTTTATACCTGGAGCCTGTGTTTGCTCTTTACACTCTTCATATATATTCTCTCCCTGGAATGTTTCTATGAGATATCTCCTTCTAAAAAAAACCTCCCACTGGTCTCCAGCTACTCTGCAAACATTTCTCCTTTTACCTGTTCCTTGTCTACATGCCTGCTCTTAACTTGCCCTTAGACAATGTTattaagaaaatacatttcaattcaCTACACACTTGAAAGTCAGCTGTATTTATCTATGAAccagataaaacaaatcaattagtcaaGTTTCAAGAatgttcaaaatgtatttttctacTCCTCAATCATGGGACTAAAACGTTGCTCTCAGAGTGCAgatctacttgtggttcctaaaGTTTTCAAGTGTAGAattttagctatcaagctccaTGCTGTTACTGGT
This genomic window from Anabas testudineus chromosome 4, fAnaTes1.2, whole genome shotgun sequence contains:
- the LOC113152420 gene encoding meprin A subunit beta-like; the encoded protein is MAVDVQTRLANTSTTLALYHFSVNDYHAFKCISQTAAKLTGETETDVDQGHDWDIFNINEGAGLDLLEGDIEQDETSIRNSIIGDKYRWPTTVPYYLEDSLEMNAKGVILKAFDQYRLKTCIDFAPWKGEENYISVFKGSGCFSKVGNRRVGKQQLSIGSNCDRLGTVEHEFLHALGFWHEQSRADRDDYVDIMWDRIEPGKEHNFNTYDDTVSSALGVPYDYGSVMHYSKTSFNIGSEPTIVTKIPQFIDVIGQRMGFSASDLTKLNRLYNCTVSSTFVDSCNFEEENICGMIQGPGNAKWEQQSSASGGPEVDFTNMGQCKGTGHFMHFSTASAEPGHQAFLESRWLYPKPGVQCLQFFLYSTAAADDVLNIWVREYDQANANGKLKLFKSISGGVKGSWELHNVNLNVTKKARVVFEGVRGRIPSKGGFSLDDINLSSTKCPQHIWHIRNITSLMATTPAGKKLYSPRFLSPAGYSFQVGVYLNGLSSNPDYMALYLHLTSGPNDHMLKWPCPWQMATMALMDQQSDIRQQMNMHRMVTTDPNKKSSDGTEFFWDDPRKVGSKVTDSDGSVYYRGPGYGTSTFITHSRLRSRNFIKGDDAIFLFSLEDISHLLNSQPLPDSTLRADASLLKAADQGAPQEIANKPTAVIAVAACVAAAMLVMSVVLLRKFRRMRRHQESDDVVIIKDMPGFMEEQPTKELPFTAP